ATCCGAGCACGTTTGGTAACGTGGCGATTATACAAGTCTAATGAATTTTTATGACCCGATAAGGAAAGTAAAAGTTACGTTACAGTTGTTAGTAATAACCGAATTAATGTGTTACAAAACATTacacattgaaattttaattgtagcGGTAGAGACAATTTTACAGCCAGAGATAAGAGTAGAGTTTTATGCCGCTACtgttttatgtaggtatgtactatgtacttataactagctaaaaacaaaactacaattatttttcagtttaAGAAAAAACCCCCGTTTAACggaaataaactaaatagtTTTGAAAATATGAAAGAGAGAAAGAAAAGCCTCGAAAATGCGTTTATTATGGACATCGGAcacatcaaaattcaaaatatcaaaactacttatgtacataaatatttatagttaaAATTACTTTGCTATCCCCAATTccgtaaaatatgtttaataactTATGAGAGTTGCATTTTCTACATATTTCTAATTTACTTGTAAAAATAGGAACTAGAGTTAATCCCACATAACTTTTAAAGATCAACTAAATCAtcaatcatttaaaattactagTTTTAAAACTGCAAGATCCCATCTCAAGCACTCACATCATGGCTCGGAAGTGATTACATGCATCGAGCTGCATTGCGCAACTCGGCCCTGTGCAGTGAAAGCACATACATAACATGGCAATATCTATCCTATACCTATGTGCTTAGTGTTAATTTTCTATTGAACGATTTGTGATGAGCAAAATGATGatttgatatttaatatttatatgacaTGACAATAATTGAGGTTTTTGTGTCAAACTGTGCTTTATTtgttactagcttccgcccgcgactccgtccgcgcggaaaaattaagaaaaattaagatttatttttttctacgtatttttccgggataaaaagtatcctattttatacccaggataataaggtataattataccaagttttatcgaaatcgaaccgttagtttttacgtgatgccttcacatacagacagacagacagaaagacagacagacaaaaatttatttaatcacatatttgggtttggtatcgatccagtaacaccccctgctatttattttttcaatattttcaatgtacagaattgacccttctacagatttattatatacgtatagatTACATAAGTCGGTAATTTTGAATTACCTGTTCATGTAATGGTTTAAATGTAAAGTGGAGATTGTATGTAGAGAAGTCTAAGTATCCTGTTCTCTTGAAATGTGTAATTTACCTCCATAAAACACTTACTTTACCAGATAGAGActaaaaactgaaaattttcAAGGTAATTTCTATTTTTGTTCTTTGACGTCATGACTTGATGTCCATTGTCCAATTTGTAGGTGTTTGGTAGGTGTATCATGTATGTTCtactttatttatactaaCGGCACACATGTTTACACATccgtttaatattaatatgacaCATAATATTCCAAGTACACGAAAAGTGGCTACTTgcttttaatttcaataataggTAGTTGTTCAACAAGTAGGTAATTAGGTGCGGTACTTTCCTGTAGAGTGTACACTGTAGTAAACATCTTACTGTGGATTTGATAACAATAGGTGTTGAACAATACTGTAGTGTTATTCATACTGTTTAGTTGTTTATGTCATTGTGTcaactatgtatgctgtataGGTAAATGTTATGAACTAACAATGCTAATATTTGGCAACGGCTTTTCGACACCTATTTCACCTCTTATGacaagtaaaaattattattaaaaaaacaaaatacccgactgcacactaaaaaaagagtgattgaaatgaatctaatgataccgcatacatatttttttaaagggaaatttagaaaaaatattattatgtctttatcccgtgggacttttaggataaaatgtatcctatgacactcccgtaatcaagacaaatctaacgatacctcatacatcaaaatccatcaagccgtttaggctacaggtggtcacaaaggaaaagacatacatacatacttacatacactcgaaaaacattaccctccttctttggcagtcgggtaaaaaaCGATGACTCGATTTGGTTTATACATGGAAGGTTAAAATTAGGGTAAATaacgcaaaaaaaaaatattagagcGATTTGTCTAAGTACTCTATTATACTATAAGACATTATTCGTTcctataattataacaatttctaATCTTTAACAGTTTTGTTAACCCACCAacataaaatctaataagaatTGTCATGTTTCAGCAATGGAGGCAGTATCACACAACCACGAGGAGCAGGCGATGGCGCCGACCAGCTGCCACGGGGACCACGGACATGCTATGGTGGTAAGTTATCTGTATTATCTATTATCTCTGGTAATGTAACtattaatataggtatctattatCTATGCTTATATGAAAAACGGAGGAAGATTTTTTTaccaattatattatttgtggcCATGctctaaattttttaatatattttttctaagtaCCTAATGATTGGTTTGTGCTTGcttagttttcataaaatatacctaccacCAGTAAAATTCTTACTTctagattataaattatacctaccGCTATGAttcgtgaaataattttcGAATTATGCATTCAAatcgaacattttatttaaaagatatcGTGAAAtttgtcataaaaataatatatgctaAAAAATGCAAAGTAGTAAATTAATggactaaaaataaactcaatcatatatattatatatattctaatacaatatataaataacaaaaacgaaGCAATTGACTTACATTTAAACATCATTATCACACTGTTATCAAGAAGTGCAATCATGTAACCACTATGCGGTTATATCATGCGTTATAACAACTAATTTTCCCACgaacatttatacaattatagacaaataaaaaacccTCGCTTTTCCTCGTTAATTGGTGacctatatttttatgcaaatttgggttaatctatactaatattataaagctgaagagtttgtttgtttgtttgaacgcgctaatctcgggaactactggtccgattggaacaatctttcggtgttagatagctcatttattgaggaaggctataggctatatgtatatcatcacgctaagaccaacaagagcaggtgcactgcgggtaaaaccacggaGCACAACTAGTTCTATATAAGATGTATTGCTAAAAAATTTCGTTTGTTACTcttgcaaataatttatttaatgttggAATGTTATAATACAATCTAGGTATTTATCAAGCCATTCAAAATTATCCACGGCATGGCATCTCCTTATTCTCCGAAACAGTATCATTAACAACTCAATCAATGTAGAGACACAATGCGTCTGCAACTCTGCAATCTGCATGTATGTACAGGGTACACGTACAGACTAACTGATCCACTGACTCTTTAGGAAAAATCTTTAAACTTTGTAAGATTATGAGAAAcatatattgaattatttatcaacGTCTTATTATGACGTAACCTTTTCACCGAAATTAAAGCATATAAAATTGCTTCTCTTTTTCTTTCGCCTTCTGACTCAGTTACATTAACTATTATCTTTAAAACCAAACAGCTACTTACTAAATAAACTTGAAAGTCTACTTGGAATAAATAAAGAGATAAATGAAGTTAATTATCACTTACTAGTTTGTGACGTCATTATCAGGATAGACTATAGAGTGTAAGGTAGAGAATAGAGATAATGGATATAGAACCAATTTTTAACTTATTGATTAAAGAACAAGCATCTTtcttttataacaatataagaAAACTAGCTtttacccgcggcttcgctcgcgttaagaagtattaatattaattaggtatattttttgcggctttggtacatttttttagcGTATGTAAAAACTTAGGGCCTACAAAACTACAAAactttaatcacatattttatcCCCTTAGAGGTGGAATTTGACAAAATCCTTACTTAGGGAATGCCTACGTCATAGTAGCTTTATGCATGCAAAGTCTAAGCCCGATCGGTATAAAATTGACATAgtttcatacaaactttcatCCCTTATTTAATCCCCTTGGGGGTAGAATTGATCCAAATCCTTTCTAAGGGGATacctacctgcatgccaaatttcagcccgatacgtccagtggtttgggctgtgcgttgatagatcactatatcagtcacctttgagttttatatatatatatagattactgACTGAAACCGCAGGGCAAAGCTAGGGTATGAATTTTCGAAAATCTTTTCTTACCGGACGCCTACGTGTCATAAGATCTATCAACATGcccaatttcatgcaaatacatCAAAGGAATAAAAAGTTTCCGACAAATGTCTATTGCCTATTTTACACCTTTAGGggatgaattaaaaaaaaaatcttaacagAACGTCTACGTCATATGATCTATTTACATGcccaatttcatgcaaatacatccaaggaataaaaagtttcatacaaacttctatcccctattttacccctttaggggacgaattttctaaaatcctttcttaggggacgcctacgttatgacatctacctgcatgccaaatttcagcccgatacgtccagtggtttgggctgtgcgttgatagatcactatatcagtcacctttgagttttatatatatagatatggTTTATAATCATACCTTCATCTATTGACTTATCCTAGtagtgtattatttttattaaattttctacatAATTTAAACTCTTAAATTTACTACATCACCTTACTCCTACCCAGATTACCATATAACATTTATCATTTCAGTTCCATGCGGGTGTAGTCCAGGAGATCCTCTTCAAAGGCTGGGAGACCTCCAACGCGTTGGAACTCTTTGGTTCCTGTGTCGCCATCTTCGTGGCCAGCGTGATGTATGAAGGCTTCAAGTATTACAGGGAAACGCTGTTTGAAAAGGCGGCACTCGCGGCGACTGCTGACTCGCAAGTTAATATTGCTAAGAATGAAAATGGAACGAATAGGTCCTGTCATGCAAGGCGGACTACGTAAGTATTTGTATAAAcagtcaaataaattaaattgtagtTCTAAATTCTAATGTACAATAGTTGCTAGTTAGAAATATAAGGAAAATTAGTAATTAGGTAcgtagttaatatttttttctgtaagttattatacctacctacataaatgttttacaatttaactcTGTatcttttaaaagaaaaaaaaaatgcgatTTTTGCTGAGCTCTCTTCTcacctaaattattttctaatgtTACAGATACACAATGTTCTCAAGCGGCCACATATACCAAACATGTCTCTACTTCGTACAAGCCTGGGTGTCCTACATACTCATGCTGGTCTTCATGACGTACAACGTGTGGCTCTGCTTGGCTCTGGTCCTCGGCCTGGCGCTCGGGTACTTCCTCTTTGGCTGGAGGAAAACAACGGCCATAGACAACAGCGAGTGTTGCATGTAACCACAGACTAACAAGAATATTGTAGAGAGACTAGAGACATGATATTATTCATGacaatgtatataataaacattctAGAATGATTGACTATGTTTGAGCGATgcttgtaattattaaattatatatcttcaaagtacctacctatgtaaaTTCTACAAATTTGCTGAATCTTTTTATATACTTCTTGGTTAAGattataaattagattttGGGTAATTGGCgggaaaatttaaaaatattattgatgaagcacaaattattgatatgttataattatgaaCGTATAAGTTAATTAATGTCATGTTTGTGTTGAATGCAATTTGCATTATACAccactatttttaaatcagtACAAAAACTTTAAGGACATGTTAGCGAATACTTTATTATCGTGATCATGATGTtagaattacataatatcGATAGATAGCAAAGATAtaatcatttgtttatttaagaaaGTCTCACTAAAATCATAGACACATTGCAGAGTTCATTCACTTATTCATTGATAGTATTACCTAACCTTGggcaataaaatgaaacaagagATGTAGTtactaactttatttattttaatttcctaaATTCAAATCTCCCCTTCATACTTCATCCGGGCTTAGGACCggaataattacttttttacaataaattaaataggtacgtaggtatgcaattacaaaacaaacaatatcaaaatcgaattttgacgtataaattaagaagttagaatcagctgttttttacaatacctaatctgtattgaaagaaaaaacgattttggcgTGTTTAAGAAGTTAGAACCAGCTgttttttacaatacctactctgtattgaaagaaaaaacgattttggcgTGTTTAAGAAATTAGAATCAGCTGTTTTTACAATACCTAATctgtattgaaagaaaaaacgattttggcgTGTGAAGTTAGAATCAGCTGGTATTTACAATTATCTTAACTAACCTTACaagtatttcaataataaaattgtcctTCAAAATGTCCACCACCATTATCAATACACAGACATGcacgttttattaaattgttttttaacgagagaagtaagtaggtatgtttttttgtcTTTTCACTTCATCCAATATGCgctgttttaattattgttcgaCACTAACCGGCTCACTTTTGTTCACTTAATTTCACTCCACAAAAAGAGGTCCAAGGGTGTGAGATCAGGTGAGCGAGGAGGCCAAGCAGCAGGCCCGCCTCGACCGATCCACTGACTTCCAAACTCCGCTGTGAGAAATTCATGAACCGCAGCGTTATTCGACATTCGTACTACGTCGAGGATCCTCTTAAAAATACGCTAATACATTACACGTTAGCATTTTGTGACAACGCCTGCTGGTAAGCATTTACCACGACGGTTAGTACATTTGGCGATCGAGCGTTCGGGACTCGGGTACTATTATCTGTACATACGTACTGCTGCACTCGCATTTTCTCCACTCAAAAAGAACGCACGAAGCATAAGTACATAATCCCGTGATATGAATTGATATGATATTGTACCAGGAAAAACGTAAACAAACGCGACGAAAAAAAGCAAGTTTTCACTTCCGCTAACAATTAGGCACTGTTTGTCCGTTGTCGCAACGCGTTCGGCGTTGGGGTGCGAACTGCGAAGTGCGAACTGCGAACTGCGACGCGGGCGCAGGCCACAGAGGGAAAGGGGGTGGCGGGGTGAAGGATGGCGAGCTTCGACGCGAGTTTGCCGGAATTTATCAATGGAGCTGTCCAGCGGACCTATTCGAAATCGTACGCTAGAAAATTACAACACAATACCTAGTGTGGGTCATTGACTAAGAATaggtttaacaatttttacatatttatgtggACAATTTTGGGACATTTCTGTTTGtaagtgtttttaattatttcttacacAAATATGATTGGTTAAAGGTACTTAACACcctgtaaaattttatgtactgattaaaaaatagtggTGTATTTTGCCATAGCGATTCGACAGGAAAAGAGAGAGAACATTGTTtcaaattgttaattattgtaactaaTTATAGTTAACAACTTACATTCCCAATACAATGCAATGTTTATTAATAGTACATTAAGAATAATCACAAGTTTAAATACATACGTTAAGTAGATAACATCCCGAAGAaaattttccttgtttattacatataaaatacagtCTTGCCGAGACTAAGTTTCAAGTAAATATATGACATcgtttaaattagttttacgatgaataaatgataattaaataatgtaaatattttaatcaaatgtcaaatttctctaagaattttaaaagatttatacCGGTTTtagtattgtataattatagtataatttttatagataagaatgtattacagaaaattgttaattaaattagtatGTAGATACGTAATccgtttatttaaaatatacgatTTATTGCATACCTTGCCATCAtgacaataatacaatttccattattatataagacagtctcatttatttttatctcacaatgatgaaatgaatgataacaacaacaaaaatggCGCCTGAAATTAGCTACAGGCAAATTTATAACAGTATTTTATGCGAGTAGGTTTGTaagttttaatgtaaaataaaaatatcgtaaAATTTCAAAGCCTTTGTGATATTATGAATTTagaattaacatttttgtacttttattgttagatgaataaagatgttttatatattttattgattgttttaattatagcgccatctagtagAGAATTGATATGATGAATCGGACAGGGGctcaaaaaacataattattgtccaagatgtaaaatttcatgtaaatcCTAATAAGaacttattgtttttattttgtttaaattaaatttcctaTTCAATACTATCATACTTTGTATTTAACAAGTTACaaacaaattacataaaattcaTTGCAATGTATGAATAGGGAAAACAGGGGACTgttgaaagtttgtgaggatgtgtgtgtgtttgttactctttcaagcaaatactactgaaccgattacaatgaaatttagcacacgtatagagggtaacttggattaacacgtGGGGACATGCCACATGGGAATTTAACACATTCCGAGATAAAacataggttttatctcggaaatcccacggtaacgggaactatgtgggtttttctttgaattcctttgaaaacgcgggcgaagccgcggtcggaaagctagtgtttaataaatttaatacaaatatttctaCAAACGGAAAACTCTGTCTTTAAGGCAGATTTCGAAGTAATGAACACAATCGTATCCATGTCGTAACCTATAGTTTACAGtcaacaaaaatatgtttataagctattgcatagtttctatcgcgggccttgagcgcggggactgaatcgagaaattccgtaacgaaaaaaccacacgctccccactccgacgggcggaggtgtggcttgaaggcatagcatgcaatagctttactaGGCCAGTAGAAATCGACACAAAAAAAACCCTAAATTTGCAAAGCACGATGTAGTTCTGCATTTTTGGTATGTTGTTTGGATCAGTTAGGGTGATGTAAATCCCAATTTGCAACTTCGAAAAAGTTGTGCTCGCTGCGCACCACGTGATAAGCTGCGAAAATTTTGGACTTTTTTCACTTTTTGCTCTAAAAGTCATAAACTATGCGTTTCCGACAAGTATCATTCACTACATAAATTGAGGTTATTAAATTTGCAACAATTTAAGCCTAATTACAGCTCTCTAAATCTTATAACGACTAAACTGTGGCCATTCGAAGATGGTTCATATTTCccgaaatattaaaatttttaggtTTGCTCCCGTTTGAAGCAAAATATTGGCATTGGTCCAAGcaacatacaaaaaattcaGAACTACATCGTGCTTTGcgaatttaatgttaatttccACTGGCCtataccgcggcagtcccggagtgccacacgtcgtttttttttaatcaaccTCCAAATGTcttgaaatatcaaataccTACTAGATGAATGGTTTTGCACCTAcagattgatataataaaaataggttaAGAACAAGTCCTCCCAAGGCTACGTGTAGACAGTGATGACCCTGTATATTCGCTAGTTCAGAGCTAATTTTTATACCCCAGGGTAGGGTCAGCTAGCTCTTCAAAAATCAgactaaaaacacaaaataagtCGATGTTAAAGCATACCTACAAgctatcaatattttatattttctaccTATTACGTGCTACTCGAGAAATAAtgaacggattttaatgatatttatgTTCAATTCGATTAGGAtgataattaacaaaaatcgAAAAACTTACAGATATTACGAAGCGGACGAATAGTGGGCGTTAGTGgtcgttatattattttgtgatcTTTTTGAAGGTACCTACGTGAAgtaggtaaattataaaaaaaattctagctactcacattattaaaaaaaataactaaaaccacagttaataatataatacgtaCACAGAATacgtataattatttaggtataaaTAGGCAATGCTTGATTAATTTTTGTCacatattcaaataatattaaattaatatgctTCATATAATTCTTTACTGTAAAACCATGTAAAACAACCACACCTCTTTTTTTATCCGAATAAcgcattataaaattgtgaaaaatgCTGAAACtactttattactttattaatatgtattccATAATTCGACACAAGATGTCGCTATTAACCATTTagagttttgattaaacattatttaaatatcagaATATGCTGGTATATATAGCTTTGCGCataaaatttgattataaataacatattttttgttatttatgaatctaattgatattttataaaagttgcGTTTCTGGAcgtaaacaaataatgttaaattaccGGTTACGAAACGTAACTCACGTCATGTCAGTGGCCAATCTGACGGGTGGTTCATGTTTTGCCTTTTGTATTTTACttgttgattttattat
The Colias croceus chromosome 18, ilColCroc2.1 genome window above contains:
- the LOC123699522 gene encoding high affinity copper uptake protein 1, translating into MEHHHHDHAMEAVSHNHEEQAMAPTSCHGDHGHAMVFHAGVVQEILFKGWETSNALELFGSCVAIFVASVMYEGFKYYRETLFEKAALAATADSQVNIAKNENGTNRSCHARRTTYTMFSSGHIYQTCLYFVQAWVSYILMLVFMTYNVWLCLALVLGLALGYFLFGWRKTTAIDNSECCM